A genomic segment from Geitlerinema sp. PCC 7407 encodes:
- the pcrA gene encoding DNA helicase PcrA, with product MTQFTDFLSHLNPSQRQAVEHFCGPLLVVAGAGSGKTRALTYRIANLVLTHRVDPESILAVTFTNKAAREMKERIEKLFAERKAQADHGKPLNLLTPYEQTKLRSQVYKEITKPLWIGTFHALCARILRFDIDKYQSREGHTWTKTFSIFDDSDSQDLVKDIVVNELNLDDKKFNPRNVRYDISNAKNQGWSPQDVEREISSYKGRVIADVYSRYQARLAANNALDFDDLILIPVQLFRQNEQVLAYWHQRFRHILVDEYQDTNRTQYDLIRLLVTNGEDTRTFEQWQHRSVFVVGDADQSIYSFRAADFKILMGFQADFGDGLPDDDTRTMVKLEENYRSTQNILQVANHLIENNTERIDKVLKPTRGAGEPIGCFCFDDEREEAEAVVSQIRTLNQIHPDLNWGDFAILYRTNAQSRSFEEVLVRTNVPYTVVGGLRFYDRKEVKDIVGYLRAIANPSDSVSLLRVINTPRRGIGKTTIDRLQTAAQELGVPLWEILSDETSVATLAGRSAKSVTRFAEILETWRSRLDEVSASQIVQGIIEDTGYISDLKAQGTDEALDRIQNVEELYNAVLQYEEENEDTTLTGFLSNASLASDRDSNNEEEERVSLMTLHSSKGLEFPVVFLVGLEQGLFPNFRSMQDPASLEEERRLCYVGITRAQERLFISHARSRRLWGSRESATPSLFLAELPREFLIANTATAVPNYRIQSTIPERQQQRRAATQKSSKEETPAKPAEKWSVGDRLIHKSFGVGQVTHVFDNGSNKVHIAVKFPGIGQKILDPRLAPLERVMQ from the coding sequence ATGACCCAGTTCACCGACTTTCTGAGCCACCTCAACCCCTCCCAGCGTCAGGCCGTCGAACACTTTTGCGGCCCCCTCTTGGTGGTAGCAGGAGCCGGTTCCGGCAAGACGCGGGCGCTGACCTACCGGATCGCCAACTTGGTCCTGACCCATCGCGTCGACCCCGAGAGCATTTTGGCGGTGACCTTCACCAACAAGGCCGCCCGCGAAATGAAGGAGCGGATCGAAAAGCTGTTTGCCGAGCGCAAGGCCCAGGCCGATCACGGCAAACCCCTCAACCTGCTGACGCCCTACGAGCAGACCAAGCTGCGATCGCAGGTGTACAAAGAAATCACCAAACCCCTGTGGATCGGCACCTTTCACGCTCTGTGCGCCCGGATTTTGCGCTTTGACATCGACAAGTACCAGAGCCGCGAAGGCCACACGTGGACCAAAACCTTCTCGATCTTTGATGACTCCGACTCCCAGGACCTGGTCAAGGACATCGTCGTCAATGAGCTGAACCTCGACGACAAGAAGTTCAATCCGCGCAACGTTCGCTACGACATCAGCAACGCCAAAAACCAGGGCTGGTCGCCCCAGGACGTGGAGCGAGAAATCTCCAGCTACAAGGGGCGCGTGATTGCCGATGTCTACTCGCGCTATCAGGCTCGCCTCGCCGCCAACAACGCCCTCGACTTCGACGACCTGATCTTGATTCCGGTGCAGCTCTTTCGCCAAAACGAGCAGGTCCTGGCCTACTGGCACCAGCGGTTTCGCCACATTTTGGTGGACGAGTATCAGGACACCAACCGCACCCAGTACGACCTGATCCGGCTGCTGGTCACCAACGGCGAAGACACTCGCACCTTTGAGCAGTGGCAGCACCGCTCGGTGTTTGTGGTGGGGGACGCGGACCAGTCGATCTATTCGTTCCGGGCGGCGGATTTCAAGATTTTGATGGGGTTCCAGGCGGACTTTGGGGACGGACTGCCGGACGACGACACCCGCACCATGGTCAAGCTGGAGGAAAACTACCGCTCGACCCAAAATATCTTGCAGGTGGCCAACCACCTGATCGAAAACAACACCGAGCGCATCGACAAAGTCCTCAAGCCGACGCGGGGCGCGGGGGAGCCCATTGGGTGCTTCTGCTTTGATGACGAGCGGGAAGAAGCGGAGGCAGTGGTCAGCCAGATCCGCACCCTGAACCAGATTCACCCCGATCTCAACTGGGGCGATTTTGCGATCCTCTACCGCACCAATGCTCAGTCGCGCTCCTTTGAGGAGGTGCTGGTGCGGACCAATGTGCCCTACACGGTGGTGGGGGGGCTGCGCTTCTATGACCGGAAAGAAGTAAAGGATATTGTGGGCTATCTGCGGGCGATCGCCAACCCATCAGACAGCGTGAGCCTGCTGCGGGTGATCAACACGCCCCGCCGAGGCATCGGCAAAACCACGATCGATCGTCTCCAGACAGCGGCTCAGGAGCTAGGGGTGCCGCTGTGGGAAATCCTCTCTGATGAAACCTCGGTCGCGACGCTGGCGGGGCGATCGGCCAAGTCAGTGACGCGCTTTGCTGAGATCCTGGAAACCTGGCGATCGCGCCTCGACGAAGTCTCTGCCTCTCAGATCGTCCAGGGCATCATCGAGGACACGGGCTACATCAGCGACCTCAAGGCCCAGGGCACCGACGAAGCCCTTGACCGGATCCAGAACGTGGAGGAGCTATACAACGCGGTGCTCCAGTACGAGGAGGAAAACGAGGACACGACGCTGACGGGCTTTTTGTCCAATGCTTCTCTGGCCTCGGACCGCGACAGCAACAATGAAGAGGAGGAGCGCGTTTCTCTGATGACGCTGCACTCCTCGAAGGGGCTGGAGTTCCCGGTGGTGTTTTTGGTGGGGCTGGAGCAGGGCCTGTTCCCCAATTTCCGCTCGATGCAGGACCCGGCGTCCCTAGAAGAGGAGCGGCGGCTGTGCTATGTGGGCATCACGCGCGCCCAGGAGCGCCTGTTCATCAGCCACGCGCGATCGCGCCGTCTGTGGGGGTCTCGCGAGTCGGCGACGCCGTCGCTTTTCTTGGCAGAGCTGCCACGGGAGTTCTTGATCGCCAATACGGCAACGGCGGTGCCCAACTACCGCATCCAGTCGACCATCCCGGAGCGCCAGCAGCAGCGCCGCGCCGCCACCCAGAAATCATCGAAGGAAGAGACCCCCGCCAAGCCCGCCGAAAAATGGTCCGTGGGCGATCGCCTCATCCATAAGAGCTTTGGGGTGGGTCAGGTGACGCACGTCTTCGACAACGGCAGCAACAAGGTCCACATCGCGGTCAAGTTTCCCGGCATCGGCCAAAAAATCCTGGATCCCCGCCTCGCGCCCCTAGAACGCGTGATGCAGTAA
- a CDS encoding FAD-dependent oxidoreductase, whose translation MSGLSGKPVSYWIDSTPETDYPGLMGDIEVDVAVVGGGIVGITAALLLKRAGKKVALIEADQIVQGTTGYTTAKLTSLHRLVYADLVQQLGEDKARLYGESNQAAIAFVADLVAQEQIDCDFSRQSAYTFATTEKDLKQVRSEVEAAQKLGLPADFVTETSLPFPVLGAVRFADQAQFHVRKYLLHLAAQIPGDGSHVFEQTRAVSLEGENPCSVVTDRGTVRAQDVILATHLPFRDEGLYFAKSFPRRSYLVGAPIDPAIAPQGMFIGAGEDYHSIRTTPHEGGTLLIVGGEGHKTGEKEDTETCYRRLEDYMRQQFGVEPTYRWSTQDIVSFDKLPYIGRLTPLHQHVYVATGFSLWGMSKGTLSAMILSDLILGRPNPWASLYDSLRATPFVSKKSIQENIDVAAHWIGDRFKGLTDHSLQDLQPGEGRLVTIDGDRIAASRDEQGNLHTVSPICPHLACLVSWNNAEQSWDCPCHGSRFSCDGKILEGPAVEGLAPKSVEVKA comes from the coding sequence ATGAGTGGTTTGTCTGGAAAGCCCGTTTCCTACTGGATCGACTCGACGCCTGAGACCGACTATCCCGGCTTGATGGGTGATATCGAGGTGGATGTGGCCGTTGTGGGCGGCGGCATCGTGGGGATTACAGCGGCTCTGCTGCTGAAGCGGGCTGGCAAAAAAGTGGCCCTGATCGAGGCAGACCAGATAGTGCAGGGGACGACGGGATATACCACCGCTAAACTGACGTCTCTGCACCGCTTGGTGTACGCAGACCTGGTCCAGCAGCTCGGCGAGGACAAGGCGCGCCTCTACGGCGAATCCAATCAAGCGGCGATCGCCTTTGTGGCTGATCTGGTGGCCCAAGAGCAGATCGACTGCGATTTTTCTCGCCAGAGCGCCTACACCTTCGCCACCACGGAAAAAGACTTGAAGCAGGTCCGGTCTGAGGTCGAGGCGGCTCAGAAGCTGGGTCTGCCAGCGGACTTTGTGACGGAAACTTCGCTGCCCTTCCCGGTGCTGGGGGCCGTGCGCTTCGCAGACCAGGCGCAGTTCCACGTCCGCAAATACCTGCTGCACCTCGCTGCCCAGATTCCCGGCGACGGCAGCCACGTATTTGAGCAGACCCGGGCCGTGTCCCTAGAGGGCGAAAACCCCTGCTCAGTGGTGACCGATCGGGGCACAGTGCGGGCCCAGGATGTGATCTTGGCGACCCATCTGCCGTTTCGGGATGAGGGGCTGTACTTTGCCAAGAGCTTTCCCCGACGGTCCTACCTGGTGGGTGCACCGATCGACCCGGCGATCGCCCCCCAAGGCATGTTTATCGGAGCGGGCGAGGACTACCACTCCATTCGCACCACGCCCCACGAAGGCGGCACCCTGCTGATCGTGGGAGGCGAAGGCCACAAGACCGGCGAGAAAGAAGACACCGAAACCTGCTATCGCCGGCTCGAAGACTACATGCGCCAGCAGTTTGGGGTCGAGCCGACCTACCGCTGGTCCACCCAAGACATTGTTTCCTTTGACAAGCTGCCCTACATTGGCCGCCTGACGCCCCTGCACCAGCATGTGTACGTTGCCACCGGCTTTAGTCTGTGGGGCATGAGCAAGGGGACTCTATCGGCGATGATTTTGTCGGACCTGATTCTGGGCCGACCCAATCCCTGGGCCAGCCTCTACGACTCTCTGCGAGCGACCCCCTTCGTCTCCAAGAAGTCCATCCAGGAAAACATCGATGTGGCGGCCCACTGGATCGGCGATCGCTTTAAGGGCTTGACCGATCACTCCCTTCAGGACCTGCAACCGGGAGAGGGGCGTTTGGTCACTATCGACGGCGATCGCATTGCTGCCTCCCGCGACGAGCAGGGCAACCTCCACACGGTATCGCCCATCTGTCCCCACTTAGCCTGTCTAGTGAGCTGGAACAACGCCGAACAGAGCTGGGACTGCCCCTGCCACGGCTCACGCTTTAGCTGTGACGGCAAAATCCTAGAAGGCCCTGCGGTCGAAGGCCTCGCGCCCAAGTCCGTCGAGGTCAAGGCCTAG
- the rpe gene encoding ribulose-phosphate 3-epimerase has translation MTDTKSQKPIVVAPSILSADFSRLGDEIRAIDEAGADWVHVDVMDGRFVPNITIGPLIVEAIRPVTTKPLDVHLMIVEPEKYVADFAKAGADIISVHAEHNASPHLHRTLCQIRELGKQAGVVLNPSTPLELIEYVLEVCDLILIMSVNPGFGGQSFIPSVLPKIRKLRQICDERGLDPWIEVDGGLKANNTWQVLEAGANAIVAGSAVFNAPDYAKAITDIRNSKRPELATV, from the coding sequence ATGACCGACACGAAATCCCAAAAGCCTATTGTTGTCGCTCCATCCATCCTATCAGCAGATTTCAGCCGCCTAGGCGACGAGATTCGAGCCATTGACGAGGCGGGGGCCGACTGGGTTCACGTGGACGTGATGGACGGTCGCTTCGTTCCCAACATCACCATTGGTCCCCTGATCGTTGAGGCGATTCGGCCTGTGACGACCAAGCCCCTCGACGTTCACCTGATGATCGTCGAGCCTGAGAAGTACGTCGCCGACTTCGCCAAAGCGGGTGCTGACATCATCTCGGTCCACGCTGAGCACAACGCTTCTCCCCACCTGCACCGCACGCTGTGCCAGATCCGCGAACTCGGCAAGCAAGCGGGCGTGGTGCTGAACCCCTCTACCCCCCTCGAGCTGATCGAGTATGTACTCGAAGTGTGCGACTTGATCTTGATCATGAGCGTCAACCCTGGCTTTGGCGGTCAAAGCTTCATCCCGTCGGTGCTGCCCAAGATCCGCAAGCTTCGCCAAATCTGTGATGAGCGGGGCCTCGATCCCTGGATCGAAGTGGACGGCGGCCTGAAGGCCAACAACACCTGGCAGGTGCTGGAGGCAGGCGCCAACGCGATCGTGGCGGGTTCAGCCGTCTTCAACGCGCCGGATTACGCCAAGGCGATCACCGACATTCGCAACAGCAAGCGTCCGGAACTGGCAACGGTCTAA
- a CDS encoding ABC transporter ATP-binding protein, whose translation MNHHPHPLRRLTRYGRRYRRQIRWAIACSILNKIFDLAPPALIGIAVDVVVQKEDSWLASWGLQSVQSQLLVLSLLTLVVWGLESVFEYAYARLWRNLAQNIQHDLRLDAYSHLQDLEMSFFEERSTGGLMSILSDDINQLERFLDVGANEVLQVSATVVVIGGAFFFLAPTVAWMAMLPMPFILWGSITFQRFLAPRYAEVREKVSLLNGRLANNLSGIMTIKSFATEQFERSRIESDSEAYRQSNHRAIVLSAAFVPLIRIIILVGFTATLFYGGLEAAAGTMAVGTYSVLVFLTQRLLWPLTRLGETLDQYQRAMASTNRVMNLLDTPIAIHSGTLRIPPESVQGHLAFEEVTFAYPGRQAVVEQLSLKVPAGKTIAIVGSTGSGKSTLVKLLLRLYEIEQGRITLDGTNIQSIWLGDLRRAIGLVSQDVFLFHGTVAENITYGTPDATLEEIVAAAKAAEAHEFILQLPQGYETIVGERGQKLSGGQRQRLAIARAILKDPPILILDEATSAVDNETEAAIQRSLDRITQNRTTIAIAHRLSTIRSADRIYVMDSGKLVEQGSHEDLLAQGGIYAGLWRVQMGMRSLF comes from the coding sequence GTGAATCATCATCCCCATCCCCTCCGCCGCCTGACCCGCTATGGCCGCCGCTACCGCCGCCAGATCCGGTGGGCGATCGCCTGCTCCATCCTCAACAAGATCTTTGACCTCGCGCCCCCCGCCCTGATCGGCATCGCCGTGGACGTCGTTGTCCAGAAAGAAGACTCCTGGCTGGCCAGCTGGGGATTGCAGAGCGTCCAGAGTCAGCTGCTGGTGCTGTCGCTGCTGACCCTGGTGGTGTGGGGCCTAGAGTCCGTCTTTGAATACGCCTACGCCCGCCTCTGGCGCAACCTGGCCCAGAACATCCAGCATGACCTGCGCCTAGACGCCTACAGCCATCTTCAAGATCTGGAAATGTCCTTCTTTGAAGAGCGCAGTACCGGCGGGCTGATGTCCATTTTGAGCGACGACATCAACCAGCTAGAGCGCTTCCTGGACGTGGGGGCCAACGAGGTGTTGCAGGTCAGCGCCACGGTGGTGGTGATCGGCGGTGCGTTCTTTTTCTTGGCGCCCACCGTGGCCTGGATGGCCATGCTGCCCATGCCCTTTATTCTGTGGGGGTCGATCACCTTCCAGCGGTTCCTGGCGCCGCGCTATGCCGAGGTCCGCGAGAAGGTGAGCCTGCTCAACGGCCGCCTGGCCAACAACCTCAGCGGCATCATGACGATCAAGAGCTTCGCCACGGAGCAGTTCGAGCGATCGCGCATTGAAAGCGACAGCGAAGCCTACCGCCAGAGCAACCACCGGGCAATCGTGCTCAGCGCGGCCTTCGTCCCCCTGATTCGCATCATTATCTTGGTGGGCTTCACGGCCACGCTCTTTTATGGCGGCCTAGAAGCGGCGGCGGGCACTATGGCCGTCGGCACCTACAGCGTGCTGGTGTTTTTGACCCAGCGGCTGCTGTGGCCCCTGACTCGCCTGGGCGAAACCCTCGACCAGTACCAGCGCGCCATGGCCTCGACCAACCGGGTGATGAACCTGCTGGATACGCCCATCGCCATTCACTCTGGGACGCTGCGGATCCCGCCAGAGTCGGTCCAGGGGCACCTCGCCTTCGAAGAAGTCACCTTTGCCTATCCCGGTCGCCAGGCCGTGGTGGAGCAGCTGTCTCTGAAGGTTCCTGCGGGCAAAACCATCGCCATCGTCGGCTCGACGGGCTCTGGCAAGAGCACGCTGGTCAAGCTGCTGCTGCGCCTCTACGAAATCGAGCAGGGCCGGATCACCCTGGACGGGACGAACATCCAGAGCATTTGGCTGGGCGATCTGCGGCGGGCGATCGGCTTGGTGAGCCAGGATGTGTTTCTCTTCCACGGCACCGTGGCCGAAAACATCACCTACGGCACGCCAGACGCAACGCTAGAAGAAATCGTGGCGGCGGCCAAAGCAGCTGAGGCCCACGAGTTCATTTTGCAGCTGCCCCAGGGCTACGAAACCATCGTCGGCGAGCGGGGCCAAAAGCTCTCGGGCGGCCAGCGCCAGCGACTGGCGATCGCCCGCGCCATCCTCAAAGATCCGCCGATTTTGATCTTGGATGAGGCGACCTCGGCGGTGGACAACGAGACCGAGGCAGCGATCCAGCGATCCCTCGATCGCATCACCCAAAACCGCACCACCATCGCGATCGCCCACCGCCTCTCGACCATCCGCAGCGCCGATCGCATCTACGTGATGGACTCCGGCAAGCTGGTCGAGCAGGGCAGCCACGAGGATCTACTGGCCCAGGGCGGCATCTATGCCGGACTGTGGCGGGTGCAAATGGGTATGCGATCGCTCTTTTAG
- a CDS encoding S8 family serine peptidase — MVQHRIELRWLGWGVGVGLGAIALPVFAASNSMGAGGIDAQRLHQDPYNLTGQKIALGQVEIGRPGLFGLDKAVSNRQPITDLRVFFQNLPAKTNANVDPHAQSVASIMVSSTKGFEGVAPQATLYSSAVGLLKRNGQPEECLSAQHVALQNGGDVRAINFSFGESLSQDPREKPVLDGNALLTQCVDWSSRVHNTLYVIAGNQGRGGIPIPTDNFNGVTVAFSTQRDGVFSKVDFANLGEATYGFGKPLVGLEQNVGPRRSVSVVAPGSRISLMSLDGSVGRSSGTSFAAPHVTGTVALLQEYGDRQLRQQQPQWSLDARRAEVMKAVLMNSAEKVLDDGSGKRLGMTRTLLTQSNRSWLESDAYQNREIPLDLQMGAGHLSAYRAYEQFSPGQWSPQAPVPAIGWDYRAVEAAGGEAALPYRDYVLAEPLAAGSYVSATLAWHRQVDLVDRNGNGAYDLGEEFRDRGLNNLDLYLMRAEDDDISQSVWSSVSAVDSVEHLFFPVPQAGRYKLRVVYRQQVNEAIQPYALAWWTAPQQP, encoded by the coding sequence GTGGTGCAACATAGGATAGAGCTTCGATGGCTGGGGTGGGGAGTCGGCGTAGGTCTAGGGGCGATCGCCCTGCCCGTGTTCGCAGCGTCCAACTCCATGGGGGCCGGGGGCATCGACGCTCAGCGGCTGCATCAAGATCCTTACAATCTCACGGGCCAGAAAATTGCCCTTGGGCAAGTCGAGATTGGGCGACCTGGCCTGTTTGGCCTCGACAAAGCCGTCTCCAATCGCCAGCCCATCACAGATCTGCGAGTCTTTTTTCAAAACCTGCCGGCCAAGACCAACGCCAACGTCGATCCCCATGCCCAAAGCGTGGCCAGCATCATGGTGAGCAGCACCAAGGGATTCGAGGGGGTCGCGCCCCAGGCGACGCTCTACTCGTCGGCGGTGGGCCTGCTCAAGCGCAACGGCCAGCCCGAGGAGTGTCTGTCAGCGCAGCACGTTGCTCTCCAAAATGGCGGCGATGTGCGGGCGATCAATTTCAGCTTTGGGGAGTCCCTGAGCCAAGACCCCCGAGAAAAGCCGGTACTCGACGGCAACGCGCTGCTGACCCAGTGCGTGGACTGGTCTTCCCGGGTTCACAACACTCTCTATGTGATTGCGGGTAACCAGGGGCGCGGCGGTATTCCCATTCCCACGGACAACTTTAATGGGGTGACGGTGGCCTTTAGCACCCAGCGGGATGGCGTTTTCTCGAAGGTGGATTTTGCCAACCTGGGGGAAGCGACCTACGGCTTTGGGAAGCCGCTGGTGGGGCTTGAGCAGAATGTCGGGCCGCGGCGATCGGTGTCGGTGGTGGCGCCGGGCAGCCGGATTTCGCTGATGAGCCTGGATGGCTCGGTGGGCCGATCGAGCGGGACTAGCTTTGCGGCTCCCCACGTGACGGGGACGGTGGCGCTGCTCCAGGAGTACGGCGATCGCCAGCTGCGGCAGCAGCAGCCCCAGTGGAGCCTGGATGCGCGGCGAGCGGAGGTGATGAAGGCCGTCTTGATGAACTCCGCTGAGAAAGTTCTCGATGACGGCAGCGGCAAGCGTTTGGGCATGACGCGGACCCTGCTAACCCAGAGCAACCGGAGCTGGCTGGAGTCCGACGCCTACCAAAACCGCGAGATTCCCCTCGATTTGCAAATGGGGGCTGGCCACCTCAGCGCCTACCGGGCCTACGAGCAATTTAGTCCGGGCCAGTGGAGCCCCCAGGCTCCTGTGCCGGCGATCGGCTGGGACTATCGGGCGGTGGAGGCCGCTGGCGGAGAAGCGGCGCTCCCCTATCGGGACTATGTCCTGGCGGAGCCGCTGGCGGCGGGGAGCTATGTGTCGGCGACCCTGGCGTGGCATCGGCAGGTCGATCTGGTCGATCGCAATGGCAACGGCGCCTACGATCTGGGCGAGGAGTTTCGCGATCGCGGTCTCAACAATCTCGATCTCTATTTAATGCGGGCCGAAGACGACGACATTTCTCAGAGTGTCTGGTCCTCGGTGAGCGCGGTCGACAGCGTTGAGCATTTGTTCTTCCCGGTGCCTCAGGCAGGGCGCTACAAGCTGCGGGTGGTCTACCGCCAGCAGGTCAACGAGGCAATCCAGCCCTATGCCCTCGCCTGGTGGACAGCACCCCAGCAGCCCTAG
- a CDS encoding photosystem I assembly protein Ycf3 produces MPRTQRNDNFIDKTFTVMADLILKLLPTNQAAKEAFAYYRDGMSAQADGEYAEAMKNYEEALRLEQDPYDRSYILYNVGLIYTSNGDHDKALESYHEALELNPRLPQALNNVAVIYHFKGDETKEQGDLEAAEEWFDKAAEYWKRAIRLAPNNYIEAQNWLKTTGRSKMDIFF; encoded by the coding sequence ATGCCAAGAACACAACGCAACGACAACTTCATCGACAAAACCTTCACGGTGATGGCAGACCTGATCCTCAAGCTGCTGCCCACCAACCAAGCCGCGAAGGAAGCCTTTGCCTACTATCGGGACGGCATGTCAGCCCAGGCAGACGGCGAATATGCCGAGGCCATGAAGAACTACGAAGAAGCGCTTCGTCTGGAGCAAGACCCCTACGATCGCAGCTACATTCTCTACAATGTGGGGCTGATCTACACCAGCAACGGCGATCACGACAAGGCCCTAGAGTCCTATCACGAGGCCCTAGAACTCAATCCCCGTCTGCCCCAGGCCCTCAACAATGTGGCAGTGATCTACCACTTCAAGGGAGACGAGACCAAGGAGCAGGGAGACCTCGAAGCGGCCGAGGAGTGGTTTGACAAGGCCGCAGAATACTGGAAGCGGGCGATTCGTCTCGCGCCCAACAACTACATCGAAGCCCAGAACTGGCTCAAAACCACGGGCCGCTCCAAGATGGATATTTTCTTCTAA
- the gatC gene encoding Asp-tRNA(Asn)/Glu-tRNA(Gln) amidotransferase subunit GatC: protein MIDREQVHKVANLARLELTAEEETQFATQLSSILEYVEQLSELETEAVPPTTRAIDVSNITRPDTLQPYGDRDVVLAGAPEQEGDYFRVPQIMGGE, encoded by the coding sequence ATGATTGATCGCGAGCAAGTTCACAAAGTGGCAAACCTGGCCCGTCTGGAGCTGACGGCTGAGGAAGAAACTCAGTTCGCCACCCAGCTCAGCAGCATCCTGGAATACGTGGAGCAGCTGAGCGAGCTGGAGACGGAGGCGGTGCCGCCGACAACCCGGGCCATCGACGTGAGCAACATCACCCGCCCCGATACGCTACAGCCCTACGGCGATCGTGATGTGGTGCTGGCGGGTGCGCCCGAGCAAGAGGGCGACTACTTCCGCGTCCCGCAGATTATGGGCGGCGAATAG